A single window of Channa argus isolate prfri chromosome 10, Channa argus male v1.0, whole genome shotgun sequence DNA harbors:
- the fgfbp1a gene encoding fibroblast growth factor-binding protein 1 encodes MAFFTNISILLILACISHKLMLGSCQRGRGMERGQHKDKPGQKVGRQQKSVSAQPIKEKLVIKDKSDCIWAATGEDLIILHVTCKKGGRSFSCDYVAKPAVCPQYASNVKLYWKQIARALKRQKNLCQDSSKPVRAGMCRGAARDAHFRLRKSQRKPFTSSPAPTPVKSCQHNNKKLAEEYCNYSWSSFCTLFFTMVQDYDC; translated from the coding sequence ATGGCTTTCTTTACCAACATCTCCATCCTGCTGATTCTGGCTTGTATTTCCCACAAGCTGATGTTGGGCAGCTGTCAGAGGGGGAGAGGGATGGAGCGAGGACAACACAAGGACAAGCCAGGGCAAAAGGTGGGCCGCCAACAGAAGTCTGTCTCCGCTCAGCCCATCAAAGAGAAACTGGTCATCAAAGACAAGTCTGACTGTATCTGGGCTGCAACAGGTGAGGATCTCATCATCCTCCATGTCACCTGCAAGAAGGGGGGCAGGAGCTTCAGCTGTGACTACGTTGCAAAGCCAGCCGTCTGTCCTCAGTATGCATCCAATGTCAAGCTTTACTGGAAGCAAATTGCAAGGGCGCTGAAGAGGCAAAAGAATTTGTGCCAGGACAGTAGCAAGCCTGTCCGGGCAGGTATGTGTCGAGGAGCTGCAAGAGATGCTCATTTCAGACTCCGTAAATCACAGAGAAAACCTTTTACTTCATCTCCTGCACCCACACCGGTCAAGTCCTGTCAACACAATAACAAGAAGCTTGCAGAGGAGTACTGCAATTACTCTTGGTCGAGTTTTTGCACACTCTTTTTTACTATGGTGCAGGATTATGATTGCTGA